The Paenibacillus amylolyticus genome contains the following window.
TCGTTCTGTCTGTGTCTGTAATCCTCACGGATGGCTTGAAGAACAAAAAGAATCGTCACGGACGACAGGTTCCCATAATCTCGCAGGATGTTACGGCTGTACGAGACCTGTTCATCGCTCAACTGGTACAGCTTCTGAACGGCATCCACGATACCTCTGCCTCCTGGATGGATCGCCCATATTTCAGGTAAACTGCTCCCCTCCAGCAACCGTTCTAGCTCTGGACCCAGATGCAAACCAAGCAGCTTCGGAATCTGTGGTGACAAGTAGAGATCAAAGCCGGTATTGCCCACTTCCCAGATCATCTCTTCTGTACAATTCGGAAGCAGCGTGGAGTGCCCACGGCCTAATTGAAAACATTCGTTGCGACCTGTTCCAGACGCACCAATAACACAGGCCGAGGCACCGTCACCGAAGAACGATGCAGCATACAGGTCGTCCCGTTTGGCAGATGGCTGAAAATGAAGCGTGCACAGCTCCACACACACGATGAGAACCGTTGCCTTCTGATCTGTCGTTACAATGGAATTGGCTAGTTGGATGGCCTTGAGACCAGCTGCACATCCTTGAAACACCAGTGGGATTCGGTTGATCTGCGGTGACAGTTCAAGCTGCTGGATCAGCCGAACATCAAGTCCGGGCAGGAATTGCCCCGTGCAACTCACCGTAATGAGATGTGTAATCTCCGACGAGGCTATGTCTGCATCCTGAAGCGCCTTGTCGGCTGCTTCCAGACCAAGCGGAACAGCGGCAGCTTTGTATTTGCCCATACGCTCGGATGTAGTCGGGACCTTCTCTATACTCGTGAAAGGTAAATATCGGCAAGAATCAACCGGCTCAAGCAGATTTGGTTCACACGTATAACGAGTCTCCACACCGCATTGATTAAAGATTCGTTTGGCCCACCTTCTCGCATCCGGCTCATGTTCCAGCGCTTGTGCAAGGCGGGCAGATACATCTTTTTGCTCAATTCGGTGGGCAGGCCACGCTGTTCCTATTCCCATAATACTTGCCCCGGTAGTTGCTTCAAGTTGGTTCATCGGCTTAACCTCCTATATCGTACATGTTCAAAAATAAACCTTGTAAACAACCTATATATAAAATAGGTTCATATGAAATGTGCAAGATATAGTACAAGTCTATTCACTACCTGTCCTGATTATGTTCATATGAACAAGCAAAGGCGGACAACATATGCAAGTTTCGCACGTGCTGTCCGCCTTTGTTATAGGGTTAACCCGTTCACATATTACATACATGTTCTTGCAGACTATTCAGGTCGAATCACCGTGAATCTCTCCCCGAGCTTGGCATAATCATTACCCGCCAGTCGGCTGACTGGGTTCAAATGATCCATCAGGATGTAACCCTTGTCCGGATTATAGACTTGTTCGCTGAAATGATACTGTACAATGCGTACCAGCAGCAGATCACTCGCCGGTTTGCCCTCATCATTCGTGATGGGAATGTGCTGGTACAGCTCACACTCCATTCGAATAAGTGCTTCTTTTACCCCTGGCACAGCGACCTTAGTACTTGGCACTGTAGTGAGTTTCGTCCGCTCAAGTTCACTTTCATGGGGTTTAAGTATAGCTGCTGTTTCATTCACTTCTTCTATGATTGCTTCGTCACATATATGCACGACCAGCTCTTTATAGGCAAGCACATTACGTGCGGTATCTTTCATCATGCCGTCTTTACGTGCAATGGATATGGATAACAGCGGCGGGTCCGAACTAACCACATTGAAGAAGCTAAAAGGCGCTGCATTGATCACATCATTCTGATCTGAACGTGTCGTCACAAAAGCAATCGGACGTGGCACCACTGAACCACTCATCAGTTTATAGTTGTCTCTTCCCGTTATTTCACGTGGATCCAATGTATACATATGTAAATATCCCCTTTCCTGCTCGTGTAACAAGTGTCCATTTCACTGCAAGACACGATACCACACTCCTATTAATTATATAACGTAAAATGCTGAATTAACAAAAAAACTCCCTGGTGCCCATTGCACCAGGAAGTAGGAATATGCTTTTTCATATCGACTAATTCTTATTTAACAATGCTGTTCTGAATGTCTTCCATAATTTGAAGGTTCGCTTGAACTCCACTATACAACCAGCTGCTGGACCGGGTGAATTCAAACAAATTGCCGTTTTTCACAGCCGGAATGCTTTGCCACACTGGATCTTTCAGTGCTTCCGCCCCAGTACCTTCATCACTATTCACAAAGAACAAGTAGTCTACATCCATTTCCGCCAGCTTCTCCAAAGAGATGGAAGACCAGTTGCCTGTTGCATTGGCAGAGATTTCTTTTACAACTTCAGGCTCTTGAAGGCCAAGTTCTTTGTACATTACTTCTCCACTTGATACATTGTCACTTACAATAAAGAACTTGCCGCTAACCAACCAAATGGCCGCTGCCGATTTCGTTCCACCTGTAACGTTGTTGATCTTTTCCTTGATTTCTGTAGCTTTAACTTCGTAATCATCCAGCGCTTGTTGCGCTTCATCACTCTTATTCAATATCTCACCGATTTTCAGCAATGTTTTACGCCAGTCGCTATTGATCTCATCGCCCAGTACATAAGTCGGTGCAATCTTACTGTACTGTTCGTATTTTTCTCCTTCAACCACACTTTCAGAACCAATAATAATCAGATCCGGGTTGAAACTTGCTACCGCTTCAAAAGGAAGATCGAAGGCAATCGTTGGAATACCGTTCAGATCTTTTTGCAAATATTCCTGAATGCCGTTTGCTACTGACCACTGTGCTGCTGGCTTAACACCTAGTGTTACCAGATTGTCTTCCAGATAAGATGCGATAATACGCTCCGGATTCGCCGGAATTTTCACTTCGTGTCCCATTGCATCTGTCATGGTTCGCTCTGTAGCGGCTTCTGTTTGCGTCTCTGACTCGGTTGTTGTATCGTTCTCTCCTGCTGCTCCATTCTCTGCCGGCTTCGCTCCACATGCTGCTAACCAGATGGACATGACCATCACCGTAATTAAAAGCGTAATCATCTTTTTATTTCTCTTAAACACTTTATTATCCCCTTTCAATATGGAAACCTTATTGGCTGTATTGCGACAGATATCTACATTCAAAAACAATGATATTATTATTGATACATATAATACCCGTATGTACATTTGTCCAATTCCATTGACAATGATAATTGTTATCAGTTCAGTTGTCAATTCGATTATGTCCGAGCGAAGCATATAAAATCTTCTTGACGGCATTCACGTATAGGCGGATGCCACCATATGCTGAATGCAGAATACGACGACAGGAAGGATGTTCTGTACATGTATTACGAATATAACCCTTATATAGGTTATGGAGAAGACCGTTCCTTTCAATTGCCTCCACTGTTCCCAGGAGGTAGCGGTGGCGGTATCCCGGGTGGTCAGACGTTTCCGGGCGCACCTGGCGGTCAAGGCACCTATCCACCATTCATTCCAGGCGGAGGACCAGGTCCATATATCCCCGGTGGCATTCCCGGTACAATCCCGGGTACAGCAACTGGCGTACCTGCACAACTGGCTCAAGGCAATCTGCCAACCCTGCTTAGTGCCTATCCTCGTCCAGTGGGTCAGCCTCCGGCAGAAATGATTTTTCTGTATAACCTGATCAAAAGCAGCCCGGTATGCTTCCGCTCTTCCTTCAGCAACAGCCGCAGAATCTCACTCAAGCTGTGCAATTTGCACAGACGGGTGCAGCAGCACCTCGAGATAACGAAGAACGTGCACTGCCCAACTTTTGCTACAACCGATGGTCCCTTGTCTTCACATACAATGATGTGTACCTGATGTGGCCTGCCATCAATTTGTTTGGTTTTGTGGTGGGGTACTTCTATCCATTCCTCACGCCAGGGATACTGTCCAATACACAGATTTTGTTTGCGCTCTGCTAAACATGTCCTTACCGACAGCAAGAGCCTCATTTGGAAGCATGATTTCTTCCAAGTGAGGCTCTTTTTGAGTTCTTTTAATCATAAATAACTGTACAGCTTTAAGACTCCACACCAATAAGGCGTGCACAATCCGTATCTTTAACTCAACACCTGATCCAATTGACGCTTCCTGC
Protein-coding sequences here:
- a CDS encoding flavin reductase family protein gives rise to the protein MYTLDPREITGRDNYKLMSGSVVPRPIAFVTTRSDQNDVINAAPFSFFNVVSSDPPLLSISIARKDGMMKDTARNVLAYKELVVHICDEAIIEEVNETAAILKPHESELERTKLTTVPSTKVAVPGVKEALIRMECELYQHIPITNDEGKPASDLLLVRIVQYHFSEQVYNPDKGYILMDHLNPVSRLAGNDYAKLGERFTVIRPE
- a CDS encoding iron-hydroxamate ABC transporter substrate-binding protein, whose amino-acid sequence is MFKRNKKMITLLITVMVMSIWLAACGAKPAENGAAGENDTTTESETQTEAATERTMTDAMGHEVKIPANPERIIASYLEDNLVTLGVKPAAQWSVANGIQEYLQKDLNGIPTIAFDLPFEAVASFNPDLIIIGSESVVEGEKYEQYSKIAPTYVLGDEINSDWRKTLLKIGEILNKSDEAQQALDDYEVKATEIKEKINNVTGGTKSAAAIWLVSGKFFIVSDNVSSGEVMYKELGLQEPEVVKEISANATGNWSSISLEKLAEMDVDYLFFVNSDEGTGAEALKDPVWQSIPAVKNGNLFEFTRSSSWLYSGVQANLQIMEDIQNSIVK
- a CDS encoding type III polyketide synthase produces the protein MNQLEATTGASIMGIGTAWPAHRIEQKDVSARLAQALEHEPDARRWAKRIFNQCGVETRYTCEPNLLEPVDSCRYLPFTSIEKVPTTSERMGKYKAAAVPLGLEAADKALQDADIASSEITHLITVSCTGQFLPGLDVRLIQQLELSPQINRIPLVFQGCAAGLKAIQLANSIVTTDQKATVLIVCVELCTLHFQPSAKRDDLYAASFFGDGASACVIGASGTGRNECFQLGRGHSTLLPNCTEEMIWEVGNTGFDLYLSPQIPKLLGLHLGPELERLLEGSSLPEIWAIHPGGRGIVDAVQKLYQLSDEQVSYSRNILRDYGNLSSVTILFVLQAIREDYRHRQNEDPSSGIALAFGPGLTAELLPFTYIPARIANRTPVNHGIQ